One genomic window of Paraburkholderia acidiphila includes the following:
- a CDS encoding DUF2889 domain-containing protein has product MSQNLSASASRKLAHTRRIVCNGYLRDDGLYDIEAHMTDAKGHDSTLLFKDVPRGAPIHDMRFTITIDASLVIRAARAHTDSAPTPWCSQINAAYAKLAGIAIGNGFMKEVKARLGGTLGCTHLTELLGPMATTAFQTIMGLQEGAHTSLAAVARGEGKPLLPMLDACHAWRAEGEVVQALRERAGEPAARARVRADV; this is encoded by the coding sequence ATGTCTCAAAATCTCAGCGCAAGCGCATCGCGAAAGTTGGCGCACACACGTCGGATCGTCTGCAACGGCTACTTGCGTGACGACGGTCTGTACGACATCGAGGCCCACATGACGGACGCGAAGGGACACGATTCGACGCTGTTGTTCAAGGACGTGCCGCGCGGCGCCCCGATCCACGACATGCGGTTCACGATCACGATCGACGCAAGTCTCGTGATCCGCGCGGCGCGCGCGCACACGGACAGCGCGCCCACGCCCTGGTGTTCGCAGATCAACGCAGCCTACGCAAAGCTGGCCGGCATTGCGATCGGCAACGGCTTCATGAAGGAAGTCAAGGCGCGCCTGGGCGGCACGTTGGGCTGCACGCACCTCACCGAGTTGCTTGGCCCGATGGCCACCACGGCGTTCCAGACGATCATGGGGCTGCAGGAGGGTGCGCACACCAGCCTCGCAGCAGTCGCCCGCGGCGAGGGGAAGCCACTTTTGCCCATGCTCGACGCATGCCACGCATGGCGGGCGGAAGGCGAAGTCGTGCAGGCGCTGCGTGAGCGCGCGGGCGAGCCTGCCGCTCGCGCGCGAGTGCGCGCCGATGTCTAG
- a CDS encoding porin: MRSISKGICGATLAVVAGSAAAQSSVTLYGVADVFIQYLHNGGANSYSERSGGNTGSMFGLKGNEDLGNGLKAVFDMEAGYNINNGGLFADTSALFYRQAWVGLTHDNYGSLTFGRQYQPTFWVVYPTDPFRGNEVLSPLSAAVLAVDRNTLASQYATGRTSNSVLYKSPNLAGVQLYAMYGFSATVTQPVPETSGNMLDLGLTYSGYGLYAGIAYQYQHPGTATIAGLPGPLNLLGTEHYTGVISYRIGIVNLQFNYAYNKPHDAPAHSLAALLGAGKSSSVMEFGATVQATSADTFEIAGIERNVRGAHDNTPGVQIGVDHSLSKRTALYMRAGYLKNNGTATMSWPGVSVTSTDTKQVLAVIGMTHRF; this comes from the coding sequence ATGCGTTCTATCAGCAAGGGTATTTGCGGCGCAACGCTGGCCGTGGTGGCCGGCAGCGCCGCAGCGCAGTCGAGCGTGACGTTGTATGGCGTGGCTGATGTGTTCATCCAGTATCTGCACAATGGCGGAGCGAATTCGTATTCCGAACGAAGCGGGGGGAACACGGGTTCGATGTTCGGCCTGAAGGGAAATGAGGATCTCGGCAACGGGTTGAAGGCGGTGTTCGATATGGAAGCCGGCTACAACATCAACAACGGCGGTCTTTTCGCGGATACCAGCGCGCTTTTCTACCGCCAGGCGTGGGTTGGCCTTACGCACGACAACTATGGATCGCTGACATTCGGGCGCCAGTATCAGCCGACCTTCTGGGTCGTCTATCCGACTGATCCGTTCCGCGGCAACGAAGTGCTCTCGCCGCTCTCGGCCGCGGTGCTCGCTGTCGATCGCAATACGCTCGCTAGCCAGTACGCAACGGGTCGCACGAGCAACTCCGTGCTCTACAAGTCGCCCAATCTCGCGGGGGTCCAGCTCTACGCGATGTACGGCTTCTCTGCCACCGTCACACAGCCCGTGCCGGAGACCTCGGGCAACATGCTCGACCTCGGTCTCACCTATTCGGGCTACGGACTCTACGCCGGCATCGCCTATCAGTATCAGCATCCCGGCACGGCGACGATCGCGGGGCTGCCCGGTCCGCTCAACCTGCTCGGCACGGAACACTACACGGGCGTGATCAGTTATCGCATCGGCATCGTCAATCTGCAATTCAACTATGCGTACAACAAGCCGCACGACGCGCCGGCTCATTCGCTCGCGGCGTTGCTCGGTGCGGGCAAATCGTCGAGTGTCATGGAGTTCGGTGCGACGGTTCAGGCGACATCGGCCGATACATTCGAGATTGCGGGGATCGAGCGCAATGTTCGTGGCGCGCATGACAACACGCCGGGCGTGCAGATCGGCGTGGATCACAGCCTCTCGAAGCGCACAGCGCTCTATATGCGCGCGGGTTACCTGAAGAACAACGGCACGGCAACGATGAGCTGGCCGGGCGTTTCGGTAACGAGCACGGACACGAAGCAGGTGCTCGCCGTGATCGGCATGACGCATCGCTTCTGA
- a CDS encoding BON domain-containing protein: MNVIRYGRLLAVTTLFAASLQAHAQGGGASSSTPAAVAASVGAAPASTKAADRALRRRVLNALAKAKGLRASGITVRAVNGAVTLEGWVPEQAQIEQATRVAQNVAGVTSVSNTLTLSTF, translated from the coding sequence ATGAATGTCATTCGCTACGGCCGGTTGCTTGCCGTGACCACGCTTTTCGCCGCTTCGTTGCAGGCGCACGCGCAGGGCGGCGGGGCGTCGTCTTCGACGCCCGCTGCCGTCGCTGCGTCCGTCGGCGCGGCGCCGGCTTCGACGAAAGCCGCCGACCGCGCGCTGCGCCGGCGTGTGCTGAATGCGCTCGCGAAAGCGAAGGGACTGCGCGCGAGCGGTATCACCGTGCGTGCGGTCAATGGCGCCGTGACGCTTGAGGGATGGGTGCCGGAGCAGGCGCAGATCGAGCAGGCGACACGCGTTGCCCAGAACGTGGCCGGTGTGACATCGGTGAGCAACACATTGACGCTTTCGACTTTCTAG